In Cercospora beticola chromosome 3, complete sequence, the following proteins share a genomic window:
- a CDS encoding uncharacterized protein (antiSMASH:Cluster_12~SMCOG1137:Major facilitator superfamily MFS 1) has protein sequence MGLPEAEEPRRQDLENGNDEHESLQQVPRADCGRQAWCFLFAISLFEAVIWGLPYAFGVFQDYYLTNPPVSNNPKGVSAIGTTTLGLMYFLAPFLALAMQRYPYARTPCMIAGLVITAAALIGASFCNDVPGLISTQGVLYAIGSVLAYFPGMQIIDEWFVKRRAFAFAVVWAAAPLAGCVLPFLMQWLLDSYGFRVALRVYAVVVVVLLGPATVWIKPRIPITQSWKTLSREDFAFMARRPFWWYFIGTVVQSLGFFLPSLWMPTFAKYYNFPGFAGPLGVALYYSSSFIGTVVQGWVVDQHGVIISLAITTVVSTISVFVFWGFSTIQPIFYIFAVTFGASGGAYNATWAGFAIDLKKEGFKVDTMFLITLMVFAKGVASLASGPLSGGLHGHGLGTDAGFAYGGPYGVMIVYTGICSLLGGIACVRKLYLWLQKRKCANSS, from the exons ATGGGATtaccagaagcagaagagccaCGTCGCCAAGACTTGGAGAATGGGAATGATGAGCACGAATCTTTACAACAAGTCCCTCGTGCGGACTGCGGACGACAAGCTTGGTGTTTCCTGTTCGCCATCTCTCTCTTTGAGGCGGTTATCTGGGGACT GCCATATGCGTTCGGCGTCTTTCAAGACTATTATCTGACTAATCCACCCGTCTCCAACAATCCCAAAGGAGTCTCGGCTATTGGCACAACGACACTTGGTCTTATGTACTTCCTAGCTCCGTTCCTGGCACTCGCAATGCAGCGCTATCCTTACGCCAGGACGCCTTGTATGATCGCTGGGCTGGTTATCACTGCTGCCGCGTTGATTGGTGCTTCCTTTTGCAACGATGTGCCGGGTTTGATCTCCACTCAAGGCGTGCTTTACGCGATTGGCAGCGTCCTTGCATACTTTCCTGGAATGCAGATCATCGATGAATGGTTCGTTAAACGACGAGCATTCGCCTTTGCTGTAGTCTGGGCTGCAGCGCCGTTGGCTGGATGCGTACTTCCTTTTCTCATGCAATGGCTGCTTGACTCGTATGGATTCCGAGTCGCCCTTCGAGTGTATGCCGTGGTCGTG GTCGTCCTTCTTGGCCCAGCAACGGTGTGGATCAAACCACGAATCCCAATAACACAGTCCTGGAAGACCTTGTCACGAGAGGACTTTGCATTCATGGCTCGTCGGCCGTTCTGGTGGTACTTTATTGGCACGGTCGTGCAGTCTCTTGGGTTTTTCTTGCCAAGTCTGTGGATGCCGACCTTTGCCAAGTACTACAACTTTCCAGGCTTCGCTGGTCCTCTTGGTGTCGCACTATACTACAGCTCCTCTTTCATTGGAACTGTTGTACAAGGCTGGGTCGTGGACCAACACGGCGTGATTATCAGCTTGGCAATCACCACTGTCGTGAGCACGATATCCGTCTTTGTCTTCTGGGGCTTTTCGACCATCCAACCGATCTTCTACATTTTTGCAGTCACCTTCGGTGCGTCTGGCGGGGCGTACAATGCGACTTGGGCAGGTTTCGCCATTGACTTGAAGAAAGAGGGCTTCAAAGTCGATACCATGTTCCTAATTACGTTGATGGTGTTCGCGAAGGGAGTGGCATCTCTTGCGAGTGGGCCGCTGAGCGGGGGTCTGCACGGCCACGGACTAGGAACCGATGCAGGGTTCGCCTATGGAGGTCCATACGGTGTCATGATTGTGTACACTGGGATATGCAGTTTGCTGGGAGGCATTGCATGTGTGAGAAAACTTTACCTGTGGCTCCAGAAGCGGAAGTGTGCAAACAGCAGCTGA
- a CDS encoding uncharacterized protein (antiSMASH:Cluster_12~SMCOG1038:phenylalanine-specific permease), with protein MSALFRNRFKPGNDADRGASTTQSVTASGNVQVSDGDLKYIGEQGGNSSAVGYQEASGAPVETQSPLGYNVGPITIIFLNLSKMVGTAASILSGTGSVGLSLIMWTLGFFTSASSLSVYLEYAAYFPSRSGSEVAYLEQAYPRPKWFFPTAFATQNVILSFSSGNSVVMANYLFKIGDYEAKDWETKGLAVACYTLAVATVLFNTKWSYRISNVIGGIKLITLIFIAIVGLVVIGGHTSVENPTAQFQNAFEGDASAYGVTNAMYKIIFAYAGYENAFNVVNEVKNPVKSIRNNGFAAVLVVTILYILANVAYFSAIPKDEIIAGRTIAAGLLFTKVFGDHGAVRGLNFLIALSSFGNLLTVLIGSSRMIRECGRQGVLPWPKFWASTKPFGTPAGPYFVKWALTVLVILAVPAGDAFSFITDLQVYPSSCFNLAMALGLYILRYRRKKLGLPRASFRVWDVVLVFNICVQLYLIIMPWYPPDGGATGGDVSFWYGTYIVVGIAILLICALYYVVWIIWIPKVKKYEVRQEIIDLGDGAQSHVLVKVPYDQVEEWDAVHDATGRKFDHAQLSESSSQDEKITVHPEAKGVQNFA; from the exons ATGTCAGCGTTGTTCAGGAACCGATTCAAGCCCGGTAACGATGCTGATCGAGGCGCATCTACCACGCAATCCGTAACGGCCAGCGGCAATGTCCAGGTTTCGGATGGAGATCTCAAGTACATCGGAGAACAGGGCGGTAACAGCTCAGCTGTTGGATACCAAGAGGCGAGCGGAGCACCCGTAGAAACGCAGTCGCCCTTGGGATACAATGTCGGGCCAATTACTATTATCTTTTTGAATCTGTCGAAGATGGTCGGAACGG CTGCCTCGATTTTGAGCGGCACAGGATCCGTAGGGCTCAGTCTGATCATGTGGACACTCGGGTTCTTCACTTCGGCATCCTCCCTATCCGTGTACCTGGAATATGCAGCATATTTCCCATCTCGGTCTGGTTCCGAAGTCGCATACCTGGAACAAGCATATCCTCGCCCAAAGTGGTTCTTTCCGACAGCTTTTGCGACCCAGAATGTCATCCTGTCCTTCAGTTCTGGTAATTCGGTCGTCATGGCCAATTATTTGTTCAAGATCGGCGACTATGAAGCTAAGGACTGGGAGACGAAGGGACTCGCAGTCGCCTGCTACACTTTAGCCGTGGCAACTGTCTTGTTTAATACCAAATGGTCCTATCGAATCAGCAACGTGATTGGTGGGATCAAGCTTATTACCTTGATTTTCATCGCCATTGTCGGACTGGTCGTGATCGGAGGTCACACTAGTGTTGAGAACCCGACAGCGCAATTCCAAAACGCTTTCGAGGGGGATGCATCTGCATACGGCGTAACCAACGCTATGTACAAGATCATCTTTGCAT ATGCGGGATATGAGAACGCCTTCAATGTGGTCAATGAGGTCAAGAACCCGGTCAAGAGCATCCGCAACAATGGATTTGCCGCAGTGTTGGTCGTTACGATTCTCTACATCCTGGCCAACGTTGCATACTTTTCTGCAATTCCCAAGGACGAGATCATCGCAGGCAGGACTATCGCTGCTGGACTGCTGTTCACAAAAGTGTTCGGCGACCATGGTGCTGTGAGAGGTCTCAACTTTCTCATCGCACTCAGCTCATTCGGAAATCTGCTCACTGTCTTGATCGGATCATCGCGGATGATTCGAGAGTGCGGACGTCAAGGAGTGCTTCCATGGCCAAAGTTCTGGGCTTCAACCAAGCCATTCGGCACCCCGGCTGGACCATACTTTGTCAAATGGGCTCTTACGGTGCTCGTCATCTTGGCTGTTCCTGCTGGAGACGCGTTCTCATTCATTACCGACTTGCAGGTCTATCCTTCGTCGTGTTTCAACTTGGCAATGGCTCTTGGTCTCTACATCCTGCGTTATCGCCGGAAGAAGCTGGGTCTCCCGAGGGCATCCTTCCGCGTCTGGGATGTAGTGCTGGTGTTCAACATCTGCGTCCAGTTGTACCTCATCATCATGCCATGGTATCCACCAGATGGAGGTGCCACCGGAGGAGATGTCAGTTTCTGGTACGGAACGTACATTGTGGTGGGCATCGCGATATTGCTCATTTGTGCGTTGTACTATGTTGTCTGGATCATCTGGATCCCCAAGGTCAAGAAATACGAAGTGCGACAAGAAATTATCGATCTCGGCGATGGTGCACAATCGCATGTATTGGTGAAGGTGCCGTATGATCAAGTTGAGGAGTGGGATGCCGTACACGATGCGACTGGACGCAAGTTCGACCACGCCCAGCTGAGCGAGTCGAGCTCGCAGGACGAGAAGATTACTGTGCATCCAGAAGCAAAGGGTGTACAGAACTTTGCATAG
- a CDS encoding uncharacterized protein (antiSMASH:Cluster_12), which yields MATAQVIRPGPIGQPDIDYAPNLDKYLARVARRKETEQLGNELPEGFPKELKSDLVWDGSTIAKEYNFVYELTAKDLDEIEAALVHFKSLNKPLGFINQDTFPLPGLHANLREISDEVHNRRGFKVLRGLPFEKHDREENIIIYAGVSSHVGPIRARQDHQYDGKPADVVLAHIKDLSAIVDANKIGAPAYTTDKQVFHTDVGDVIALACLETAAEGGESKLSSSWTVYNELARTRPDLIKTLAEPWASENFSGRGEKYSLKPLLHYQPSTESTPERLIIQYARRTFTGYWGLPRSSDIPAITEAQAEALDALHFLAEKHAVSLGFKKGDVQYANNLSIFHARDAFKDTPDQQRHLVRLWLRDPEHAWPTPEALKSRWGIYDGVTPENSVFPLEPKIRSASASAGSSNNKPLE from the exons ATGGCTACCGCTCAAGTGATTAGACCTGGTCCCATTGGACAGCCCGATATCGACTATGCCCCGAATCTCGACAAGTACCTTGCTCGTGTTGCACGTCGCAAGGAGACCGAGCAGCTTGGCAACGAGCTGCCAGAAGGCTTTCCGAAGGAATTGAAGTCGGATCTTGTTTGGGACGGGAGCACGATTGCGAAGGAGTATAACTTCGTTTATGAGTTGACTGCCAAAGACCTCGACGAGATCGAAGCTGCGTTAGTCCATTTTAAAT CTTTGAACAAGCCGCTTGGCTTCATCAACCAGGACACTTTCCCGCTGCCTGGCCTGCACGCCAATCTTCGCGAGATTTCGGACGAAGTTCACAACCGACGCGGCTTCAAGGTTCTTCGAGGTCTGCCATTCGAAAAGCATGATCGCGAAGAGAACATCATCATTTACGCTGGAGTCTCTTCGCACGTCGGCCCAATCAGAGCTCGTCAAGACCACCAATATGATGGCAAACCAGCCGATGTTGTGCTGGCTCACATCAAAGATCTGAGTGCCATCGTAGATGCCAACAAGATCGGTGCACCCGCGTACACTACTGACAAACAAGTCTTTCACACGGATGTCGGCGACGTGATTGCATTGGCCTGTCTCGAGACAGCTGCTGAGGGCGGCGAAAGCAAGCTTTCCAGCTCCTGGACTGTCTATAACGAGCTGGCTAGGACGCGACCAGATCTTATTAAGACTTTGGCGGAACCCTGGGCGAGCGAGAA TTTCAGTGGAAGAGGCGAGAAGTACTCGTTGAAGCCACTGCTTCACTATCAACCCAGCACCGAATCTACCCCGGAGCGACTGATCATTCAGTATGCGAGGCGGACCTTTACCGGCTACTGGGGCTTGCCCAGGTCTTCGGATATCCCTGCTATTACTGAAGCTCAGGCAGAAGCTCTGGACGCTCTGCATTTCCTTGCAGAGAAGCATGCTGTCTCTCTTGGCTTCAAGAAGGGTGATGTGCAGTACGCCAATAACCTGTCTATTTTCCACGCGCGAGACGCCTTTAAGGACACCCCAGATCAGCA ACGCCACCTTGTGCGACTTTGGCTACGCGACCCTGAGCATGCTTGGCCAACGCCCGAGGCTTTAAAGTCGAGATGGGGCATATACGATGGCGTGACTCCTGAAAACTCCGTGTTCCCATTAGAGCCAAAGATCCGAAGTGCAAGTGCAAGTGCAGGGAGCAGCAACAATAAACCTCTTGAGTAG
- a CDS encoding uncharacterized protein (antiSMASH:Cluster_12) yields the protein MALRHNISVSLCPVHHPGAPIGTVWRPPTRRWATFEPYSYQAVLDSISHYFSATPSAHQVTLHLPQQCDVAVTSQDLRPGGQYHLLDRPKALHLHVHIDRKDGKDGAIPVIKPTESVTNSQRRGSGDILQAFNTDPSLDDKKAGPSRKAAKNPPLRMLKTASEHVPMHTTAGPQQTKSTERQKRSKDKPGDAPVARPIHEVFSNNDAVVSSEEELLKGPTPTDHATTERAQHPNDPARIASAQISPQVPRMSSALSSSSLSDLSDLASSDSLQTESEDHPDVGSPVQTTTQASSTEGAASTSQQTYLRDLMPVKNPDTFRREEQIFMVRIGRTEQNVGNAGDSTVACLSLVVAEAGPENLEYRNWNVACWSINGMLVGGWGNCLSLLNTNPRRIYQGLEIDLVFDPLFESLVKKDAREALLVQLRRDRIEDKEAPRGLLAAPIMLVHSEHEFGPVCEHQQLEQGYIHVVLDFINESSHNSLGTKVNIQLEADMTESFDDIRRSAKEQTTDTANVESLMEEKDLEIELWVLPQGSGRHVYLWKPDSGLVIGNFLNQDVWPGGKSLFIEAVLKDKTGRLQDAGKETEKASSPSTGEVRDVSRA from the exons ATGGCACTCCGCCACAACATCTCGGTCAGCCTCTGCCCTGTACACCATCCTGGTGCTCCAATTGGCACCGTTTGGCGTCCACCAACTCGAAGATGGGCAACTTTCGAGCCATACAGCTATCAG GCCGTGCTGGATAGTATCAGCCACTACTTCAGTGCGACTCCGAGCGCACACCAAGTCACGCTGCATCTTCCTCAGCAGTGTGATGTGGCTGTGACATCGCAGGATCTCAGACCTGGTGGGCAGTACCACTTGCTGGACAGGCCAAAGGCTCTCCACCTTCATGTTCATATCGACAGGAAGGATGGAAAGGATGGCGCCATTCCGGTCATCAAGCCCACCGAGTCGGTAACGAACTCCCAGCGTCGTGGCTCTGGCGATATCTTACAAGCTTTCAATACCGATCCTTCGTTAGATGATAAGAAGGCAGGACCGAGTCGCAAGGCAGCTAAGAATCCCCCACTGCGTATGCTGAAGACCGCCTCTGAGCACGTGCCAATGCATACCACTGCTGGTCCTCAGCAAACAAAATCGACTGAGAGACAGAAACGAAGCAAGGACAAGCCGGGCGACGCCCCTGTCGCACGACCTATACATGAAGTCTTCAGCAACAATGATGCGGTAGTATCATCCGAAGAGGAACTCCTGAAAGGCCCGACGCCGACTGATCACGCCACTACCGAACGAGCCCAGCACCCGAATGATCCAGCTCGCATCGCATCCGCGCAAATCTCGCCGCAAGTCCCCAGAATGAGCAGCGCgttatcatcatcatctctgAGCGACCTCAGCGATCTGGCCTCATCTGATTCACTGCAGACTGAAAGTGAAGACCACCCTGATGTTGGATCACCTGTGCAGACCACCACTCAAGCCTCTAGCACCGAAGGCGCAGCATCAACCTCGCAGCAGACATACCTCAGAGATTTAATGCCAGTCAAGAACCCTGATACTTTTCGAAGGGAGGAGCAAATCTTTATGGTTCGGATCGGGCGCACTGAGCAGAACGTAGGCAATGCTGGTGACAGCACGGTAGCCTGTCTGAGCCTGGTTGTTGCAGAAGCGGGACCGGAAAACCTAGAATACAGGAACTGGAATGTTGCATGCTGGTCCATCAATGGTATGCTCGTTGGAGGATGGGGAAATTGCCTGTCGTTGCTCAATACAAATCCACGCAGAATATATCAGGGGTTAGAGATCGACTTGGTCTTCGACCCTCTGTTCGAAAGCCTCGTAAAGAAGGACGCTCGTGAGGCTCTGCTCGTCCAACTCCGCAGAGACAGGATCGAGGACAAAGAAGCACCGCGAGGGCTTCTTGCGGCGCCAATCATGCTCGTGCACAGCGAGCACGAGTTTGGGCCGGTTTGTGAACatcagcagctcgagcaagGATACATCCACGTCGTCCTGGACTTCATCAACGAGAGTAGCCACAATTCTCTCGGCACCAAAGTCAATATCCAGTTGGAGGCTGACATGACAGAAAGCTTCGATGACATTCGGCGCTCCGCGAAGGAGCAGACAACAGACACTGCGAACGTTGAGTCGTtgatggaggagaaggatcTTGAGATTGAGTTGTGGGTCTTGCCGCAGGGCTCGGGACGACATGTCTATCTGTGGAAGCCGGACTCTGGACTGGTTATTGGCAACTTTCTCAACCAAGACGTTTGGCCAGGCGGCAAGTCGTTGTTCATCGAAGCGGTCCTCAAAGACAAGACAGGCAGACTGCAAGACGCTGGAAAAGAGACTGAGAAGGCCTCCTCACCATCTACCGGAGAAGTGCGAGATGTGTCTCGGGCATGA
- a CDS encoding uncharacterized protein (antiSMASH:Cluster_12) has product MPEERSTIGTRSNKHRADGSLDVGRIGHSEHDAGNLDNHRPGLWSIHDTGPHDFLRRRSSGVGSSALKWKRIDSQQKVEGTRSKASWKSRPPSWNDDDEPTWWFASTAIPLLAATLGPLANVLSIAALVTYWRMCLVKGVDENDASECAWDRLSASLVPELNGQEFADPRWCYNLNIVSLVFGFVGNFFLLCNFTNRIRYVIALPGTIICWFAATGILIGITASMQIYAPPTRPQQTYTQGFWYAILAAVSYLICAAGLMVNMLGFWLGHYPHRFTLTDSQRTLILQTMMFFVWLAAGGAIFSAVEYGPGTETDDESDGTTSAKWSFVNALYFSDVTILTVGFGDFYPQSNVGRGLVFPYSVGGIVVLGLMISSITAFVRELGTENVVKGHKERTRARTIDRTAKSSLELERMRTADNDRQTAVSTVFDAGNSSLPRSPRSDDGSHGAASGDYRRLRSKTAARRATTWAPHRRVFSSRPTRLVLLRAEKDRFEAMRRIQRSTSRFKKWYGLLMSVLAFGFLWCIGAVVFWQAEKSTANEMTYFKALYFGYVSLLTIGYGDLAPKSNAGRPFFVFWSLIAVATMTILVGDLSDTIVRQFKQGTSGIADFTVLPQKGIWRQLLNRQPRVIAFMQARKERKQLEEGKEEGLPYGPEPDDEVSQPTIDELASEDTTRAELAHRLARSIKQVSQDVKNGRGKKYTYEEWVEFTRLIRFTADKEDNELAEDEDLVEWDWLGERSPMMANKSEAEFVLERLSESVGRYVRRVEKALASNEEQQKDRVSVSDSSRDTNQDSLSHPNEATNIV; this is encoded by the coding sequence ATGCCGGAGGAGAGGAGCACCATTGGTACGCGTTCCAACAAACACCGAGCTGATGGAAGTCTGGACGTAGGGCGTATTGGACATAGCGAGCACGATGCGGGGAATCTGGACAATCATCGCCCTGGTCTTTGGAGCATTCATGATACTGGCCCCCACGATTTCCTGCGACGCCGCAGCTCTGGAGTTGGATCCTCTGCACTCAAGTGGAAGCGTATTGATTCGCAGCAAAAGGTTGAAGGCACTCGATCAAAAGCATCTTGGAAGTCGCGTCCGCCGTCATGgaatgatgacgacgagccAACTTGGTGGTTCGCCAGTACGGCAATTCCACTATTAGCAGCAACTCTCGGACCACTCGCAAATGTACTCTCCATCGCAGCACTGGTGACGTACTGGAGAATGTGCCTAGTCAAAGGCGTGGACGAGAATGACGCCTCTGAATGCGCATGGGACAGACTTAGCGCCTCACTCGTGCCTGAGCTCAATGGCCAAGAATTTGCAGATCCAAGATGGTGCTACAACCTCAACATTGTGTCCCTAGTTTTCGGCTTCGTGGGCAACTTTTTCCTGCTCTGCAACTTCACCAACCGCATAAGATATGTCATTGCACTACCTGGCACCATAATCTGTTGGTTTGCCGCTACTGGTATACTGATCGGTATTACAGCTAGCATGCAGATCTACGCGCCTCCCACCCGACCGCAGCAGACGTATACGCAAGGCTTTTGGTATGCAATTCTTGCGGCAGTTTCGTACCTCATCTGTGCAGCGGGGCTTATGGTAAACATGCTAGGATTCTGGCTTGGGCATTATCCCCACCGCTTCACTTTGACCGACAGTCAGAGAACCTTGATCCTGCAAACCATGATGTTTTTCGTATGGCTGGCTGCCGGAGGCGCGATCTTCTCCGCGGTGGAGTATGGCCCTGGCACTGAGACTGACGACGAATCAGACGGCACTACCTCTGCGAAATGGAGCTTCGTGAATGCGCTGTATTTCTCGGATGTGACGATCCTCACTGTCGGATTTGGTGATTTCTATCCTCAGAGTAACGTGGGTAGGGGTCTGGTCTTTCCTTATTCCGTCGGCGGGATCGTGGTTCTTGGCCTCATGATCTCGAGTATCACTGCCTTCGTCCGCGAACTGGGAACAGAGAATGTGGTCAAAGGTCACAAAGAGAGGACACGAGCGAGGACTATTGACCGAACTGCAAAGTCATCATTAGAGTTGGAACGTATGCGTACGGCAGATAATGATCGCCAGACGGCAGTTTCCACGGTCTTCGATGCTGGAAACTCATCACTACCACGTAGTCCCCGTTCTGATGATGGTAGCCATGGAGCAGCGTCTGGCGACTACCGCCGACTCAGAAGCAAGACCGCTGCCAGAAGAGCCACCACCTGGGCACCGCATCGTCGGGTCTTCTCGTCCCGACCGACCAGACTCGTGCTTCTCAGGGCGGAGAAGGATCGATTCGAGGCAATGCGTCGCATACAGAGATCAACTTCTCGCTTCAAAAAATGGTACGGACTTCTGATGTCGGTGCTGGCTTTTGGATTTCTCTGGTGTATTGGTGCCGTCGTATTCTGGCAAGCTGAGAAGAGCACCGCAAACGAGATGACGTATTTTAAGGCGCTCTACTTTGGCTACGTATCGCTCTTAACGATAGGGTATGGCGATCTTGCGCCGAAAAGCAACGCAGGACGGCCTTTCTTCGTCTTTTGGAGCTTGATTGCTGTCGCAACCATGACGATTCTTGTGGGCGATCTCTCCGACACGATTGTTCGGCAATTCAAACAGGGTACATCCGGTATCGCAGACTTCACTGTGCTGCCACAGAAGGGAATCTGGCGTCAATTGCTCAACAGACAGCCTCGAGTAATTGCGTTCATGCAGGCTaggaaagaaagaaagcagCTAGAAGAGGGGAAGGAGGAAGGATTACCGTATGGACCTGAGCCAGATGATGAGGTCTCTCAACCTACCATTGATGAGCTCGCATCCGAAGACACAACTAGGGCTGAGCTTGCTCATAGACTTGCGAGATCGATCAAGCAAGTGTCTCAAGATGTCAAGAATGGAAGGGGGAAGAAGTATACCTACGAAGAATGGGTCGAATTCACTCGCCTCATCCGTTTTACCGCCGATAAAGAGGACAATGAGCTggcagaggacgaggaccTTGTTGAGTGGGACTGGCTTGGAGAAAGAAGCCCCATGATGGCCAACAAGAGCGAGGCCGAGTTTGTGCTGGAACGCCTTTCTGAGAGTGTCGGCAGATACGTGCGAAGGGTCGAGAAGGCTCTTGCAAGCAACGAGGAGCAACAAAAAGACCGTGTTTCAGTCTCTGATTCTTCGCGAGACACGAATCAAGACTCTTTGTCGCATCCGAACGAGGCTACGAATATTGTTTGA
- a CDS encoding uncharacterized protein (antiSMASH:Cluster_12) → MMLTTGISFLLLSGIAQAQNATFETPAGSFPTRLRVDNGTYGPEVEEVHYYYDQWPIGIALASDGRLFATYTRGDYEYTLGVVVNETAEEPYPSTELNLPPDQLNTTWNGIPFGSGNASAFISVQAIYITSAGSGRPETLWAIDTGRPTVHNAQGEPSMPYAQPGGPKLVAISLDNNTIYRTYTFPADVHYPDSYLNDLRFDFDPDLSGTSGQGIAYLVDSSNEGRPGFIMVDLGTGDSWRRLDQDVSVLRGFNALPSYQGIPKYIVQKGQAITWQKEGLDGLQLSPDGERMYYSPLSTNYLWSIPTANLRVRDSECASAEVFAHANVSSHGARGGNANGFEGDSNGKIYQLMPEQNAVYYFNPTDGLTKPFVRDPRILWPDGGSVGEDGYLYLNINQLPFQPDWNNGTDLRLHPGAIVRVQLPDGGKKINELYDY, encoded by the coding sequence ATGATGCTGACAACAGGAATCTCGTTTCTGCTGCTCTCGGGCATCGCGCAGGCTCAAAATGCCACTTTTGAGACGCCAGCAGGCAGCTTTCCGACCAGACTGCGCGTCGACAACGGCACGTACGGGccagaagtggaagaagtccACTACTACTACGACCAGTGGCCAATTGGCATCGCACTGGCTTCCGATGGCCGCCTCTTTGCGACATACACTCGTGGCGACTACGAATATACGCTAGGCGTGGTTGTGAATGAGACCGCGGAAGAGCCTTATCCTTCCACGGAACTGAACCTTCCTCCAGACCAGCTCAACACCACATGGAATGGCATTCCTTTCGGATCCGGCAATGCCTCGGCCTTCATATCTGTACAAGCAATCTACATTACTTCTGCTGGAAGCGGCCGTCCCGAGACACTCTGGGCTATTGACACAGGTCGACCCACAGTACACAATGCACAGGGCGAGCCAAGCATGCCGTATGCTCAGCCAGGCGGCCCAAAGCTGGTCGCAATCTCGCTCGACAACAATACCATATATCGGACGTACACATTTCCAGCCGATGTACACTACCCAGATAGCTATCTCAATGATCTTCGCTTCGACTTTGATCCTGATCTGTCGGGCACCTCTGGCCAAGGCATTGCCTACTTGGtcgacagcagcaacgagGGCCGGCCAGGCTTCATCATGGTTGACCTCGGCACCGGAGACTCCTGGCGTCGACTCGACCAAGACGTCTCGGTACTGCGAGGCTTCAATGCCTTGCCATCCTATCAAGGCATCCCCAAGTACATCGTCCAAAAAGGCCAAGCCATAACATGGCAGAAAGAAGGTCTCGATGGACTCCAGCTCAGCCCAGATGGGGAGCGCATGTACTACTCGCCACTTTCAACCAACTATCTCTGGTCCATCCCTACAGCCAACCTTCGAGTCAGAGACTCCGAATGCGCCTCCGCCGAGGTCTTCGCACACGCTAACGTCTCCTCCCACGGCGCTCGCGGCGGCAACGCGAACGGTTTTGAAGGCGACTCGAATGGAAAGATCTACCAATTGATGCCAGAGCAAAACGCAGTCTACTACTTCAACCCCACGGACGGACTGACTAAGCCATTTGTGAGAGACCCCAGAATTTTGTGGCCAGATGGAGGCAGTGTGGGCGAAGATGGGTACTTGTACCTCAATATCAACCAGCTGCCTTTCCAGCCAGACTGGAACAACGGGACGGATCTGAGACTTCATCCAGGTGCTATCGTGAGAGTCCAGCTGCCGGACGGAGGGAAGAAAATTAACGAATTGTACGATTACTGA